From one Citrobacter sp. Marseille-Q6884 genomic stretch:
- a CDS encoding PTS transporter subunit EIIC — protein MDKTAVLASNILLGIGGEKNILRLENCMTRVRVEVQDDGQLDIARLKQLPGVSGYVKQGAQHQIIVGPGKAAKVVDAMRSLIADGGEHQDVGDIERNRSQAKAKYKAPMSDALRQLANVFIPLIPAFIASGLITGIINILKRPDIVGDFATHYPNMLGLMGIFGSAVFAIMNILVGVNTAKVFGGSLAMGGVMAGILSSPQLAQITLFGEALQPGRGGVIAVLLVVALMCWIERKFREVLPGSLELILNPLLTTIITGTIAIVALQPLGGWISESIAHGASWAIDRGGFLVGAVLAGTFLPLVLTGLHQGLVPIHVELVQAHGYNALFPILAMAGVGQIGAAIAVLMKTRNARLKKVIKGALPVGLLGIGEPLIFGVTLPLGKPFIGACLGGAVGGALISYWKVATVITFGISGLPLALTIVAGKVMLYLLGYLVAVIAGFLFTWLLGFNDPED, from the coding sequence ATGGACAAAACGGCGGTGCTTGCCAGCAACATCCTGCTGGGGATTGGCGGAGAAAAAAACATTCTGCGCCTGGAAAACTGTATGACACGCGTCAGAGTGGAAGTACAGGATGATGGCCAACTGGATATTGCGCGGTTAAAGCAGTTGCCGGGCGTCAGCGGCTATGTCAAACAGGGGGCGCAGCATCAGATTATTGTTGGGCCAGGTAAGGCGGCGAAAGTGGTGGACGCCATGCGCTCGTTGATTGCAGACGGTGGCGAACATCAGGATGTGGGTGACATTGAGCGCAATCGTTCTCAGGCCAAAGCGAAGTACAAAGCGCCCATGAGCGATGCGCTGCGTCAGCTGGCAAACGTCTTTATTCCGCTTATTCCGGCGTTTATCGCCTCTGGTTTGATTACCGGCATTATTAACATCCTCAAACGTCCGGATATTGTGGGGGATTTTGCGACCCATTATCCGAATATGCTGGGGCTGATGGGGATCTTCGGCAGCGCCGTGTTTGCCATTATGAACATTCTCGTTGGGGTGAATACCGCCAAAGTGTTTGGCGGTTCTCTGGCGATGGGCGGTGTCATGGCGGGTATCCTCTCCAGCCCGCAACTGGCGCAGATTACCCTGTTTGGCGAAGCATTGCAGCCAGGGCGCGGTGGGGTGATCGCGGTGCTGCTGGTCGTGGCGCTGATGTGCTGGATCGAGCGTAAATTCCGCGAGGTGCTTCCGGGATCGCTTGAGCTGATCCTGAATCCTCTGTTGACCACCATCATTACCGGAACGATTGCGATTGTGGCGCTGCAACCGCTCGGGGGTTGGATTTCGGAATCCATTGCTCACGGCGCGTCCTGGGCTATCGATCGCGGCGGTTTTCTGGTCGGTGCGGTGCTGGCTGGCACATTTTTGCCGTTAGTGCTTACCGGCCTTCATCAGGGACTGGTACCTATCCATGTTGAACTGGTGCAGGCACATGGCTATAACGCGCTTTTCCCCATCCTGGCGATGGCAGGCGTGGGGCAGATTGGCGCGGCGATTGCCGTACTGATGAAAACCCGCAACGCACGCCTGAAGAAAGTGATTAAAGGTGCATTGCCGGTAGGATTATTGGGCATTGGCGAGCCGTTGATTTTCGGCGTCACGTTGCCGCTGGGCAAGCCGTTTATCGGTGCCTGTCTTGGCGGAGCGGTAGGTGGCGCGCTGATCAGTTACTGGAAGGTCGCGACGGTCATCACCTTTGGTATCTCGGGATTACCGTTGGCACTGACGATTGTTGCCGGAAAAGTGATGCTCTATCTGTTAGGCTATCTGGTAGCGGTTATCGCCGGGTTCCTGTTTACCTGGCTATTGGGGTTCAACGATCCAGAGGACTAA
- the murQ gene encoding N-acetylmuramic acid 6-phosphate etherase — protein MNLGALVSETRNPQTMDLDALSTLELVHRFNQQDTLVAEAVKATLSEVAQAVDAAADALKAGGRIIYMGAGTSGRLGVLDASECPPTFGVPHGLVVGLIAGGPGALLKAVEGAEDNPQLGEDDLRALNLTAQDLVVGLAASGRTPYVIGGLKYARSTGCTTVAISCNPDSPIAREANIAISPVVGPEALTGSTRLKSGTAQKLVLNMISTGAMVKFGKVYQNLMVDMKATNIKLVDRACRMVVEATGITREEAQALLKQTDFEVKPAILMALTGGDAAEARAKLAAHQGFLRAALEH, from the coding sequence ATGAATCTTGGTGCGTTAGTTTCAGAAACCCGCAACCCGCAGACGATGGATCTGGATGCGTTGTCTACGCTTGAGCTGGTTCATCGTTTTAATCAGCAGGATACGCTGGTAGCGGAAGCAGTAAAAGCAACTCTGTCTGAAGTTGCGCAGGCGGTTGATGCGGCAGCTGACGCGCTAAAAGCGGGTGGGCGCATTATTTACATGGGGGCGGGTACCAGCGGGCGCCTTGGCGTGTTGGATGCGTCTGAATGCCCGCCGACATTTGGCGTACCGCACGGCCTGGTTGTCGGGCTGATTGCCGGCGGTCCGGGCGCGTTGCTGAAGGCGGTTGAAGGGGCGGAAGACAATCCGCAGCTAGGGGAAGACGATCTGCGTGCGCTTAACCTCACCGCACAGGATCTGGTGGTTGGCCTGGCCGCTTCCGGGCGTACCCCGTATGTGATTGGCGGTCTGAAGTATGCCCGTTCGACAGGCTGCACGACGGTTGCGATTTCCTGTAACCCGGATTCTCCCATTGCCCGTGAAGCCAACATCGCGATATCTCCGGTGGTTGGCCCGGAGGCTCTGACGGGATCTACGCGCCTGAAATCCGGCACTGCGCAAAAGTTGGTGCTCAATATGATCTCCACCGGGGCAATGGTGAAGTTCGGCAAGGTGTATCAGAACCTGATGGTGGATATGAAAGCGACCAACATCAAACTGGTTGATCGCGCATGTCGCATGGTGGTGGAAGCAACTGGCATCACGCGTGAGGAGGCCCAGGCGCTGCTGAAGCAAACTGACTTTGAGGTTAAACCCGCAATTCTGATGGCGTTGACCGGGGGTGATGCCGCTGAAGCCAGAGCCAAACTTGCCGCTCACCAGGGTTTTTTACGCGCGGCGTTAGAACACTAA
- the yfhb gene encoding phosphatidylglycerophosphatase C, whose protein sequence is MTNHERRVVFFDLDGTLHQQDMFGSFLRYLLRRQPLNALLVLPLLPVIAVALLIKGRAARWPMSLLLWGCTFGRREARLKAHQADFVRWFRQHVTAFPLVQQRLTTYLLSSDADIWLITGSPQSLVEQVYFDTPWLPRVNIIASQMARGYGGWVLPLRCLGHEKVIQLERQIGAPLHLYSGYSDSKQDNPLLSFCQHRWRVTPRGELQQLE, encoded by the coding sequence TTGACCAACCACGAGCGTCGCGTTGTATTTTTTGATTTGGACGGTACGTTACACCAGCAGGATATGTTTGGTAGTTTTCTGCGTTATCTGCTGCGTCGCCAACCGTTGAATGCGCTGCTCGTGTTGCCCCTGCTACCGGTTATTGCTGTCGCGTTATTGATAAAAGGGCGCGCCGCCCGTTGGCCAATGAGCCTGCTCCTGTGGGGCTGCACGTTTGGTCGCCGTGAAGCGCGCCTGAAAGCCCATCAGGCGGATTTTGTTCGCTGGTTTCGCCAACACGTTACGGCCTTTCCGTTGGTGCAACAGCGTCTAACGACCTATCTGTTAAGCTCTGATGCCGATATCTGGTTGATTACCGGCTCTCCGCAATCGCTGGTTGAGCAGGTTTACTTTGACACCCCCTGGTTACCGCGCGTGAACATTATCGCCAGTCAAATGGCCCGGGGCTACGGCGGCTGGGTACTGCCGCTGCGCTGTCTGGGTCATGAGAAAGTGATCCAACTGGAACGTCAGATTGGCGCGCCGCTGCACCTTTACAGTGGCTACAGCGACAGCAAGCAGGACAATCCGCTCCTCTCTTTCTGCCAGCATCGCTGGCGCGTCACGCCGCGCGGGGAGTTGCAGCAACTCGAATAG
- the mltF gene encoding membrane-bound lytic murein transglycosylase MltF: MKKLKINYLFIGILTLLLAAALWPSIPWFGKADNRIAAIQARGVLRVSTIDSPLTHSTLNGKTFGLDYELTQQFADYLGVKLKITVRQNISQLFDDLDNGEADLLAAGLVYNSERVKNYQPGPTYYSVSQQLVYRVGQYRPRTLATVNENQLTIAPGHVVVNDLQQLKEKKYPDLSWKVDDKKGTTELLDEVVAGKLDYTIADSVAISLYQRVHPELAVALDVSDEQPVTWFSPLDNDNTLSAALLDFFNTMNEDGSLARLEEKYLGHGDDFDYVDTRTFLRAVDSVLPDLKPLFEKYAQEIDWRLLAAIAYQESHWDAQATSPTGVRGLMMLTKNTAQSLGLTDRTDAEQSISGGARYLQDMMSKVPDTVPEGERIWFALAAYNMGYAHMLDARALTVKTKGNPDSWADVKQRLPLLSQKPYYNKLTYGYARGHEAYAYVENIRKYQISLVGYLQEKEKQAIETQQLAQDYPAVSPAELLGHEKFPLSEFLSQTSANYLTHSPSLLFSAQKKEEEK, from the coding sequence TTGAAAAAATTAAAGATTAATTATCTGTTCATCGGCATATTGACGCTGCTGCTGGCAGCGGCCCTCTGGCCATCTATCCCCTGGTTCGGTAAAGCCGACAATCGTATCGCCGCGATCCAAGCGCGGGGAGTGTTGCGCGTCAGTACCATAGACTCACCGTTAACGCACTCCACGCTCAACGGCAAAACGTTTGGCCTGGATTATGAGCTGACCCAACAGTTCGCTGACTATTTAGGTGTGAAGTTAAAAATCACGGTGCGCCAGAACATCAGTCAGCTTTTTGATGACCTGGATAACGGTGAAGCGGATCTCTTAGCCGCGGGTCTGGTCTACAACAGTGAACGCGTTAAAAACTATCAGCCTGGCCCCACCTACTATTCTGTTTCACAACAGCTGGTGTACCGGGTCGGGCAATATCGTCCCCGCACGCTTGCTACTGTGAATGAAAATCAGCTGACCATCGCGCCCGGGCACGTTGTGGTAAACGATCTCCAGCAGCTAAAAGAGAAAAAATATCCCGATCTCAGCTGGAAGGTGGATGACAAAAAGGGAACGACGGAACTGCTTGATGAGGTCGTCGCCGGTAAACTGGACTACACCATTGCCGATTCAGTGGCTATCAGCCTGTACCAGCGCGTACACCCTGAACTGGCCGTCGCGCTGGATGTCTCCGACGAGCAACCTGTGACCTGGTTTAGTCCTCTGGATAACGACAATACCTTGTCCGCCGCCCTGTTGGATTTCTTTAACACCATGAATGAAGACGGTTCGCTGGCGCGGCTGGAGGAGAAATATCTGGGGCATGGCGATGATTTTGATTATGTCGATACCCGCACTTTTTTACGCGCGGTAGATAGCGTATTGCCGGATCTCAAACCTTTGTTTGAAAAGTATGCCCAAGAGATAGACTGGCGACTGCTCGCGGCGATCGCTTATCAGGAGTCGCACTGGGATGCGCAGGCAACCTCCCCCACCGGGGTTCGCGGCCTGATGATGTTAACGAAAAATACGGCCCAGAGTCTGGGGCTGACAGACCGGACGGACGCAGAACAGAGCATCAGCGGGGGCGCGCGTTATCTGCAGGATATGATGAGCAAGGTACCGGATACCGTCCCGGAAGGAGAACGTATCTGGTTTGCGCTGGCGGCCTACAATATGGGATATGCACATATGCTGGATGCGCGGGCGCTGACGGTAAAAACCAAAGGCAACCCGGACAGCTGGGCCGACGTTAAGCAACGTCTGCCGCTGCTCAGTCAAAAGCCCTATTACAATAAACTGACCTATGGCTATGCCCGTGGGCATGAAGCTTACGCCTATGTAGAAAATATTCGTAAGTACCAGATAAGCCTGGTAGGGTATCTGCAAGAGAAAGAAAAACAGGCGATAGAAACACAGCAACTGGCGCAGGATTACCCGGCGGTTTCTCCGGCAGAGCTTTTAGGGCATGAGAAATTCCCGCTCTCTGAATTCCTCTCTCAGACGTCAGCGAACTATCTGACCCACTCCCCTTCTCTGCTTTTTTCTGCGCAGAAGAAGGAGGAGGAGAAATAG
- a CDS encoding YfhL family 4Fe-4S dicluster ferredoxin, with product MALLITKKCINCDMCEPECPNEAISMGDSIYEINSDKCTECVGHYDTPTCQKVCPIPNTILKDPAHVETEEQLWDKFVLMHHADKL from the coding sequence ATGGCCCTGTTAATCACCAAAAAGTGTATCAATTGCGATATGTGTGAACCCGAATGTCCGAATGAGGCCATTTCGATGGGTGACAGTATCTATGAGATTAACAGCGACAAATGTACGGAATGCGTGGGCCATTACGACACACCAACCTGCCAGAAGGTGTGCCCGATCCCCAATACGATTTTGAAAGATCCGGCACATGTGGAAACAGAAGAACAGCTGTGGGATAAGTTTGTGTTGATGCATCACGCGGACAAACTTTAA
- the tadA gene encoding tRNA adenosine(34) deaminase TadA produces MYNAPAFITGVLPLSESEFSHEYWMRHALTLAKRAWDEREVPVGAVLVHNNRVIGEGWNRPIGHHDPTAHAEIMALRQGGLVLQNYRLLDATLYVTLEPCVMCAGAMVHSRIGRVVFGARDAKTGAAGSLIDVLHHPGMNHRVEVTEGILRDECAALLSDFFRMRRQEIKALKKSASL; encoded by the coding sequence GTGTATAATGCGCCCGCTTTTATTACTGGAGTTCTGCCTTTGTCTGAGAGTGAATTTAGCCACGAATACTGGATGCGTCATGCTTTAACGCTGGCTAAGCGTGCCTGGGATGAGCGTGAAGTCCCGGTTGGCGCGGTATTGGTACATAACAATCGCGTTATTGGCGAAGGCTGGAACCGACCGATTGGACACCACGATCCCACCGCGCATGCTGAAATCATGGCGCTGCGTCAGGGGGGGCTGGTGCTACAAAATTACCGTTTACTGGATGCCACGCTGTATGTCACCCTGGAACCGTGTGTAATGTGCGCAGGTGCGATGGTGCACAGTCGAATTGGTCGGGTGGTCTTTGGCGCCCGTGATGCGAAAACCGGCGCTGCAGGTTCGTTAATTGATGTGCTGCATCACCCGGGTATGAACCATCGGGTTGAGGTCACAGAAGGTATACTGCGGGATGAATGTGCTGCGCTGCTGAGTGATTTCTTCCGTATGCGTCGCCAGGAAATCAAAGCCCTGAAGAAATCTGCCAGTCTGTAA
- a CDS encoding MurR/RpiR family transcriptional regulator, which translates to MNCLIRIRQRYPDLAQSDKKLADYLLAYPDDARHLSSQQLASEAGVSQSSVVKFAQKMGFKGFPALKLAISEALASNPNPHSIPVHNQIRGDDPMRLVGEKLIKENVAAMHATLDINSEEKLMESVMMLRSARRIILTGIGASGLVAQNFAWKLLKIGFNAVVERDMHALLATVQALSPNDLLLAISYTGERRELNLAADETLRTGAKILAITGFTPNALQQRASHCLYTIAEEQATRSAAISSTHAQMMLTDLLFMALVQQDLEHAPERIRHSEALVKKLV; encoded by the coding sequence ATGAACTGTTTGATTCGCATTCGTCAGCGTTACCCGGACCTCGCACAAAGCGATAAAAAGCTTGCAGATTATCTCCTTGCCTACCCGGACGATGCGCGCCATCTCAGCTCACAGCAACTGGCTTCGGAAGCTGGCGTCAGCCAGTCCAGCGTCGTGAAGTTCGCGCAAAAAATGGGATTTAAAGGGTTTCCGGCATTAAAACTGGCAATCAGCGAAGCGCTGGCCAGCAATCCTAATCCGCATTCCATTCCGGTGCACAATCAGATCCGCGGTGACGATCCCATGCGTCTGGTTGGCGAAAAACTGATTAAGGAAAACGTGGCGGCAATGCATGCCACACTGGATATCAACAGCGAAGAGAAACTGATGGAGAGCGTCATGATGTTACGCTCTGCCCGACGCATTATCCTGACCGGTATTGGCGCTTCAGGTCTGGTTGCCCAGAACTTTGCCTGGAAGCTGTTGAAGATTGGATTCAATGCGGTTGTTGAACGCGATATGCACGCGCTGCTGGCGACGGTGCAGGCGCTTTCGCCCAATGATCTCCTGCTCGCCATTTCGTATACCGGAGAACGACGTGAGCTAAACCTGGCAGCAGATGAAACGTTACGGACCGGGGCTAAAATCCTCGCGATCACCGGATTTACCCCCAATGCCCTGCAACAGCGAGCAAGTCATTGCTTGTATACGATTGCCGAAGAACAAGCCACGCGCAGCGCCGCGATTTCATCAACGCATGCACAAATGATGCTCACCGATTTACTGTTTATGGCGTTGGTTCAGCAGGATCTGGAACACGCGCCGGAGCGTATACGCCACAGCGAAGCGCTGGTAAAAAAACTGGTCTGA
- the purL gene encoding phosphoribosylformylglycinamidine synthase, producing the protein MMEILRGSPALSAFRINKLLARFQAANLQVHNIYAEYVHFADLNAPLNEDEHAQLARLLKYGPALHSHAPEGKLLLVTPRPGTISPWSSKATDIAHNCGLQQISRLERGIAWYVEASTLTAEQWQAVAALLHDRMMETVFFDLNEAEKLFVHHQPAPVASVDLLGEGRQALIDANLRLGLALADDEIDYLQDAFTKLGRNPNDIELYMFAQANSEHCRHKIFNADWVIDGKEQPKSLFKMIKNTFETTPDHVLSAYKDNAAVMEGSEVGRYFADHQTGRYDFHQEPAHILMKVETHNHPTAISPWPGAATGSGGEIRDEGATGRGAKPKAGLVGFSVSNLRIPGFEQPWEEDFGKPDRIVTALDIMTEGPLGGAAFNNEFGRPALTGYFRTYEEKVNSHNGEELRGYHKPIMLAGGIGNIRADHVQKGEIVVGAKLIVLGGPAMNIGLGGGAASSMASGQSDADLDFASVQRDNPEMERRCQEVIDRCWQMGDANPILFIHDVGAGGLSNAMPELVSDGGRGGKFELRDILSDEPGMSPLEIWCNESQERYVLAVAADQLPLFDELCKRERAPYAVIGEATEEQHLTLSDSHFDNQPIDMPLDVLLGKTPKMTRDVQTLKAKGDALVREQITLAEAVNRVLHLPAVAEKTFLVTIGDRTVTGMVSRDQMVGPWQIPVANCAVTTASLDSYYGEAMSIGERAPVALLDFSASARLAVGEALTNIAATQIGDIKRIKLSANWMAAAGHPGEDAGLYEAVKAVGEELCPQLGLTIPVGKDSMSMKTRWQEGSEQREMTSPLSLVITAFARVEDVRHTITPQLSTEENALLLIDLGKGHNALGATALAQVYRQLGDKPADVRDVAQLKGFYDAIQALVAQRKLLAYHDRSDGGLLVTLAEMAFTGHCGIEADISSLGDDHLAALFNEELGAVIQVRASDRDAVQAILAAHGLADCVHHLGQAVAGDRFTLTANGQSIFSESRTQLRMWWAETTWQMQRLRDNPECADQEHNAKTHDADPGLNVKLSFDINEDVAAPYIATGARPKVAVLREQGVNSHVEMAAAFHRAGFDAIDVHMSDLLGGRIGLGNFQALVACGGFSYGDVLGAGEGWAKSILFNNRVRDEFETFFHRPQTLALGVCNGCQMMSNLRELIPGSELWPRFVRNHSDRFEARFSLVEVTQSPSLLLQGMVGSMMPIAVSHGEGRVEVRDDAHLAGLESKGLVALRYVDNFGKVTETYPANPNGSPNGITAVTTENGRVTIMMPHPERVFRTVSNSWHPENWGEDSPWMRIFRNARKQLG; encoded by the coding sequence ATGATGGAAATTCTGCGTGGTTCGCCTGCACTGTCTGCATTCCGTATTAACAAACTGCTGGCGCGTTTTCAGGCGGCCAATCTTCAGGTCCACAATATTTACGCTGAGTATGTCCATTTTGCTGACCTGAATGCCCCGTTAAACGAGGATGAGCATGCGCAACTTGCACGCCTGTTGAAATATGGTCCTGCGCTTCACAGCCATGCCCCTGAAGGAAAACTGTTACTGGTTACGCCTCGTCCGGGCACCATCTCCCCCTGGTCTTCTAAAGCGACTGACATTGCCCACAACTGCGGCTTGCAGCAAATTAGCCGCCTGGAGCGGGGTATCGCCTGGTATGTTGAAGCCTCGACGCTGACCGCTGAACAGTGGCAGGCGGTAGCCGCGCTTCTGCATGACCGCATGATGGAAACGGTCTTCTTTGACTTGAACGAAGCAGAAAAACTGTTTGTTCATCACCAGCCTGCACCGGTTGCCAGTGTGGATCTGCTCGGTGAAGGCCGTCAGGCGCTGATCGATGCCAACCTGCGTCTGGGCCTGGCACTGGCTGATGACGAAATCGACTACTTACAGGATGCGTTTACGAAACTGGGACGCAACCCGAACGATATCGAACTGTATATGTTCGCGCAGGCTAACTCTGAGCACTGCCGCCATAAGATTTTTAACGCCGATTGGGTTATCGACGGTAAAGAGCAGCCAAAGTCGCTGTTCAAAATGATTAAAAACACCTTCGAAACCACGCCGGATCACGTTCTGTCTGCGTATAAAGATAACGCCGCCGTCATGGAAGGTTCTGAGGTGGGTCGCTACTTTGCCGACCATCAGACGGGTCGCTACGATTTCCATCAGGAGCCTGCGCATATCCTGATGAAGGTAGAAACACACAACCACCCGACGGCGATTTCGCCGTGGCCGGGCGCGGCAACGGGCTCCGGCGGTGAAATTCGTGATGAAGGCGCAACCGGACGCGGCGCGAAGCCGAAAGCCGGGCTGGTGGGCTTCTCTGTTTCCAACCTGCGTATTCCAGGCTTTGAGCAACCGTGGGAAGAAGATTTCGGTAAACCTGACCGTATCGTTACCGCGCTGGATATCATGACCGAGGGCCCGTTGGGCGGCGCGGCGTTTAATAACGAATTTGGTCGCCCAGCGCTGACCGGCTACTTCCGTACTTACGAAGAGAAAGTGAACAGCCACAACGGCGAAGAGCTGCGCGGCTACCACAAACCTATCATGCTGGCGGGCGGGATCGGCAACATCCGCGCCGATCACGTGCAAAAAGGTGAGATCGTCGTCGGCGCGAAGCTGATCGTGCTGGGTGGTCCGGCGATGAATATCGGCCTTGGCGGTGGCGCAGCCTCTTCCATGGCGTCAGGCCAGTCTGATGCGGATCTCGATTTCGCTTCCGTTCAGCGCGACAACCCGGAAATGGAACGCCGTTGCCAGGAGGTTATCGACCGTTGCTGGCAGATGGGCGACGCGAACCCGATTCTGTTCATCCACGATGTGGGCGCAGGCGGTTTGTCCAACGCGATGCCGGAGCTGGTGAGCGATGGCGGGCGTGGCGGTAAGTTTGAACTGCGCGATATTCTCAGCGATGAACCGGGTATGAGCCCGCTGGAAATCTGGTGTAACGAATCTCAGGAACGCTACGTGCTGGCGGTTGCCGCTGATCAGCTCCCGCTGTTTGACGAGTTGTGTAAGCGTGAGCGAGCCCCGTATGCGGTGATTGGGGAAGCGACAGAAGAACAGCATCTGACCCTGAGCGATAGCCACTTTGACAACCAGCCGATCGACATGCCGCTGGACGTGCTGCTGGGCAAAACGCCGAAGATGACCCGCGACGTGCAGACGCTGAAAGCCAAAGGCGACGCGTTGGTGCGTGAGCAGATTACGCTGGCGGAAGCCGTTAACCGCGTTCTGCACTTGCCTGCGGTCGCAGAAAAAACGTTCCTCGTGACCATCGGCGACCGTACCGTCACCGGTATGGTATCGCGTGACCAGATGGTCGGTCCGTGGCAGATCCCGGTGGCGAACTGCGCGGTGACCACTGCCAGCCTTGATAGCTATTACGGCGAAGCGATGTCTATCGGTGAGCGCGCACCTGTTGCGCTGCTGGACTTCTCCGCCTCTGCACGCCTGGCGGTGGGCGAGGCGCTGACCAACATTGCCGCCACACAGATTGGCGACATCAAACGTATTAAATTGTCGGCAAACTGGATGGCGGCCGCGGGTCACCCTGGCGAAGATGCCGGGCTGTACGAAGCGGTAAAAGCGGTAGGGGAAGAATTGTGTCCTCAGCTTGGCCTGACGATCCCGGTTGGCAAAGACTCTATGTCGATGAAAACCCGCTGGCAGGAAGGTAGCGAACAGCGTGAAATGACCTCGCCGTTGTCGCTGGTGATTACCGCGTTTGCCCGCGTGGAAGATGTGCGCCACACCATTACGCCGCAGCTCTCAACGGAAGAGAATGCGCTGTTGCTGATTGATCTCGGCAAAGGTCACAACGCCCTGGGGGCGACCGCGCTGGCGCAGGTGTATCGTCAACTCGGTGATAAACCCGCGGACGTGCGCGACGTGGCGCAACTGAAAGGCTTCTATGACGCCATTCAGGCACTGGTCGCGCAACGTAAGCTGCTGGCCTACCACGACCGCTCCGACGGCGGCCTGCTGGTCACGCTGGCGGAAATGGCTTTTACCGGTCACTGTGGTATTGAGGCGGATATCAGTTCCCTGGGGGATGATCATCTGGCGGCGCTGTTTAATGAAGAGCTGGGCGCAGTGATTCAGGTTCGTGCGTCGGACCGTGATGCGGTGCAGGCGATTCTGGCGGCACACGGTCTGGCCGATTGCGTACATCACCTCGGCCAGGCGGTTGCAGGTGATCGCTTCACGCTGACGGCTAACGGACAATCCATCTTCAGCGAAAGCCGCACTCAGTTGCGTATGTGGTGGGCTGAAACCACCTGGCAGATGCAGCGTCTGCGTGACAACCCGGAATGCGCCGATCAGGAGCATAACGCCAAAACTCACGATGCCGATCCTGGTCTCAACGTCAAACTGTCGTTTGATATCAACGAAGATGTTGCCGCGCCGTATATCGCGACCGGTGCGCGTCCTAAAGTGGCCGTGCTGCGTGAGCAGGGTGTCAACTCACACGTTGAAATGGCGGCAGCTTTCCACCGCGCAGGTTTTGATGCCATCGACGTTCATATGAGCGATCTGCTGGGCGGTCGTATCGGTCTGGGCAACTTCCAGGCACTGGTCGCCTGTGGCGGCTTCTCTTATGGCGATGTGCTGGGCGCCGGTGAAGGTTGGGCGAAATCCATTCTGTTCAACAACCGCGTACGCGATGAGTTCGAAACCTTCTTCCATCGCCCGCAAACGCTGGCGCTCGGCGTGTGTAACGGTTGCCAGATGATGTCCAACCTGCGTGAACTGATCCCGGGCAGCGAACTGTGGCCACGTTTTGTGCGTAACCACTCCGATCGTTTTGAAGCACGTTTTAGCCTCGTGGAAGTGACACAAAGCCCTTCTCTGCTGCTGCAGGGAATGGTCGGTTCAATGATGCCGATTGCCGTTTCGCATGGTGAAGGACGTGTGGAAGTGCGTGATGACGCTCATCTGGCCGGACTGGAGAGCAAAGGCCTGGTGGCGCTGCGTTATGTGGACAACTTCGGTAAAGTGACGGAAACCTATCCGGCTAACCCGAACGGGTCACCAAACGGTATTACCGCGGTCACCACGGAAAATGGCCGAGTGACGATTATGATGCCGCACCCGGAACGTGTTTTCCGCACTGTAAGCAACTCCTGGCACCCGGAAAACTGGGGCGAGGACAGCCCGTGGATGCGTATTTTCCGCAATGCGCGTAAGCAGCTCGGCTAA